The Vibrio gangliei genome includes a region encoding these proteins:
- a CDS encoding PD-(D/E)XK nuclease family protein, with protein MEYQISYLVLVSSLLLTALTACWWALNKIYKLTLPMTQFGFRGKLVYIDDNKHPVLLSHKYKLSSKPDFIFKTSLFRHTLVEHKSRYKGHYPSDDKQMYASAITAREQGYPVSSGYLVTKSELYPVKLSYSSATLYRKIKNEVAYINMIRQGKKPKCRKSAKCLVCFRRENCEINQG; from the coding sequence ATGGAATATCAGATCTCTTACTTAGTGTTGGTTTCTTCTCTGCTGTTGACTGCATTAACCGCTTGTTGGTGGGCGCTCAACAAAATCTATAAATTAACGCTCCCGATGACACAATTCGGATTCCGAGGGAAGCTTGTCTATATTGATGACAATAAACATCCCGTTCTGTTGAGTCACAAATATAAACTCAGCTCTAAACCGGATTTCATATTCAAGACTTCTTTATTTCGGCACACTCTTGTTGAGCACAAGTCTCGATATAAAGGTCACTATCCATCCGATGATAAGCAAATGTATGCCAGCGCAATTACAGCAAGGGAGCAAGGCTACCCTGTAAGCAGTGGGTATTTAGTGACAAAATCTGAGTTATATCCCGTTAAATTATCGTATTCATCAGCTACACTTTATAGAAAAATCAAAAATGAGGTTGCGTATATCAATATGATTAGACAGGGAAAAAAGCCTAAATGTAGAAAATCAGCCAAATGTTTAGTGTGCTTCAGGCGTGAAAATTGTGAGATCAATCAAGGTTAA
- a CDS encoding conjugal transfer protein TraG N-terminal domain-containing protein, translated as MLTNEATDLFFIPLGNYMSSQIWDLLLQTKLYIIPFIIVLIVCFNEARAAGADEGTPAIQTFRKFEAKAWGMFVIILFAVQPFSFSSKETFRDITYKSYSCLAGGLGTYLTVDQLSINPTIQSIEGANPSLWNALMNMFSTGVTNAAIHAIPCDVQEGENSLRVALTNAQSAVPEGDLYQTALEYNKQCYAPAIKRLGDLSQMQNQQSEIDMSDLSFNSQAIRTALSGMNIDGYEEKLTATVQLPEYSQEGFLWGYKPATVDCSVLGSNLHSDLVEYTKTGNYAKDFAAINRRSTSSDTENDNSNANVLFNNAIHKDGRTLTDAALSSLDSTVNGNAAGWLLTTFNPSGLVLEGTSGSGSILERSANAIRNSVTTASNLLGVAIDSTKVLQYQITAPLVISIAKMLLIIAFPLMMLMTGFNRNLLLASTIGYVAIEFSKFTFELGAYLDESLTSFLFNVTYLKLPEGMSVSMMQTISTSINLIGQMANYSLVLIWFVFVGWMGVKLFGSLSMSDSAGQQAASTAGSFASSVISSGVSVAKKAAGR; from the coding sequence ATGTTAACCAATGAAGCAACAGACCTGTTTTTTATCCCGTTGGGTAACTACATGTCATCACAGATATGGGATTTATTGCTGCAGACTAAGCTCTATATAATTCCATTCATTATCGTGCTAATCGTTTGTTTTAACGAGGCCAGAGCCGCAGGCGCGGATGAAGGGACGCCCGCAATACAAACCTTTAGAAAGTTTGAAGCAAAAGCATGGGGTATGTTTGTAATAATTCTATTTGCTGTACAGCCATTCTCCTTTTCATCGAAAGAAACATTTAGAGATATAACCTACAAAAGTTATTCATGCTTAGCTGGTGGATTAGGTACGTACTTAACGGTCGATCAGCTATCAATAAACCCAACAATTCAATCTATTGAGGGGGCGAATCCATCACTATGGAATGCGCTCATGAATATGTTTTCAACAGGGGTAACAAACGCCGCAATCCATGCTATTCCTTGCGATGTTCAAGAGGGTGAAAATAGCTTACGTGTAGCTTTAACCAATGCACAAAGCGCGGTGCCTGAAGGCGACCTTTATCAAACTGCACTTGAATATAATAAGCAATGTTACGCACCGGCTATTAAACGTTTGGGTGATTTATCACAAATGCAAAATCAGCAATCTGAAATAGATATGTCAGACCTGTCTTTCAATAGTCAAGCAATTAGAACCGCGTTATCAGGAATGAATATTGACGGATATGAAGAAAAGCTTACCGCTACCGTTCAATTGCCCGAATATTCACAAGAGGGCTTCCTATGGGGCTATAAGCCAGCTACCGTTGATTGCAGCGTTTTAGGAAGCAATTTACACTCCGATTTGGTTGAATACACAAAAACAGGAAATTACGCAAAAGACTTTGCCGCTATTAACCGCAGATCAACATCAAGTGATACTGAAAATGACAATAGCAATGCAAATGTTTTGTTTAATAACGCCATTCATAAAGATGGCAGAACATTGACTGATGCAGCCCTGAGTAGCCTAGATTCTACTGTGAACGGTAATGCTGCAGGTTGGCTTTTAACAACCTTTAATCCTTCTGGGTTGGTATTAGAAGGAACATCTGGTAGTGGCAGTATATTAGAACGCTCAGCGAATGCTATACGAAATAGTGTAACAACAGCATCTAACTTGTTAGGTGTGGCAATAGACTCAACAAAGGTTCTTCAGTACCAAATTACCGCTCCCCTTGTTATTTCAATAGCCAAAATGCTTTTGATTATTGCATTCCCATTAATGATGTTGATGACAGGATTTAATCGGAACCTATTACTAGCTTCCACAATAGGATATGTGGCGATAGAGTTTTCTAAATTTACATTTGAACTTGGGGCGTATTTAGATGAATCACTCACATCATTCTTATTCAATGTAACGTACCTTAAATTACCAGAAGGCATGTCCGTTTCAATGATGCAAACAATTTCAACATCCATAAATTTAATAGGTCAAATGGCTAATTATAGCCTTGTTCTTATATGGTTTGTCTTTGTGGGCTGGATGGGTGTAAAACTATTTGGAAGCTTATCTATGAGTGATAGCGCGGGACAACAAGCAGCATCAACCGCTGGGTCATTCGCATCATCAGTTATATCTTCAGGCGTTAGCGTAGCTAAAAAAGCAGCAGGTCGTTAG